A stretch of Brassica rapa cultivar Chiifu-401-42 chromosome A08, CAAS_Brap_v3.01, whole genome shotgun sequence DNA encodes these proteins:
- the LOC103834220 gene encoding derlin-2.1, producing the protein MAQAVEEWYKQMPIITRSYLTAAVVTTVGCSLEIISPYNLYLNPTLVVKQYQLWRLVTNFLYFRNMDLDFLFHMFFLARYCKLLEENSFRGKTADFLYMLLFGATVLTGIVLIGGTIPYLSVSLSQIIFLSNSLTFMMVYVWSKQNPYVHMSFLGLFTFTAAYLPWVLLGFSVLVGASPWGDLLGMIAGHAYYFLAFVYPRMTDRRPLKTPSFLKALFADEPVVIARPEDVRFAPAPFDEIHQD; encoded by the exons ATGGCTCAGGCGGTGGAAGAATGGTATAAGCAGATGCCGATTATAACAAGGTCGTATCTCACGGCGGCTGTTGTCACCACCGTCGGATGTTCCCTCGAG ATAATATCACCGTATAATCTGTACCTGAATCCAACCCTTGTGGTGAAGCAGTATCAGTTATGGCGCCTCGTTACAAATTTTCTTTATTTCCGTAATATGG ATTTGGACTTCTTGTTCCATATGTTTTTTCTAGCTAGATACTGCAAGCTCCTTGAAGAAAACTCCTTTAGGGGAAAGACTGCTGATTTTCTTTACATGCTCTTGTTCGGTGCAACTGTTTTAACCGGGATTGTTCTCATTGGTGGAACCATACCTTATTTGTCAGTCTCACTCTCCCAAATCATTTTCCTCAGCAACTCTTTGACTTTCATGATG GTTTATGTATGGAGCAAACAGAACCCTTACGTCCACATGAGTTTCCTTGGCCTTTTCACTTTTACAGCTGCGTATTTACCATGG GTACTTCTTGGATTCTCCGTCCTTGTTGGTGCAAGTCCCTGGGGTGATTTACTG GGAATGATAGCAGGTCATGCGTATTACTTCTTGGCCTTTGTGTATCCACGAATGACGGATAGACGTCCCTTGAAAACCCCATCTTTCCTCAAAGCCCTATTCGCCGATGAGCCTGTGGTGATTGCACGGCCTGAAGATGTGAGGTTTGCTCCTGCCCCTTTTGATGAAATCCACCAAGACTGA